TGTCCTTCCCTTTCAAGGCAGCTATTCACTGATTTCATTAGTCAGCAGTGTGGTGTGAGAGAGAGCTGGTGAGGGTGGGGGCTTTCCAATTAAAAGGCCTTAATAGCCTATTACCATCACCTttagttcaacttttttttttttaacaacttgaAACAAGCTAAAGATTAATCAGCAGAGCAGTGTGGGAGCCTCAGTAATGATTAAATTGTAATTAGGACAGATAATTCCTGAAAGTGTTTTTGCTAATATGCTGTGTAACATATAGAACTGTTCCAATTAACACCGAAGATTAAAGGACcaaactgtctgtttttgtcctttaaTCTTTGGTACTGTGCGGTGCACCAGGGTTGGCATTAAAGGCAGTAAATGTAATGACTGTTGTTCTTAGAGGGGTTTAAATTAAACGTGTTTAACAGGCGGCTCTTCCTCCACACATGCTGCACAGACCCTGCAGCTGCCCAGGGGGCCAGAAGAAGACACCGGTCCCCTGGGACAGACAAACCACCCTTTCTCAGACATTTGTCGTCCCCACCCCACCTCCCCCTCTCCGTCCCTACCGACGGATGACCCTGCGGCCAGCCGGGGTCAGCTGAGCAGAGAGAGCCCCCTGCGCTCCAGCCTTCGGTCCGGAGCCGTGGCGTAAATCAGCGACTGTTCATTGCGGGAACCCTGCCCTGCCTGGGGTCCCAGCCCAGGCTGGCACCATCTGTCCCAGGGCTCTGACGCAGGAACAGAACTGCCAAGGTGGGTTCCCACTGACCCGGTGCACCCTTCAGGCCATACAGGCCAGATCTGGGACCGGAGACAGATCCATCACTGCTGGAGTCCATGGATGATGGAAGAGGCATGGTGTGCATCTACTGAACAGTAGTTCTGTGTGAGAATGAGCTGATACAGGGGACGAAGTCATCCTCGAGATAAACTGCAGTCCATTCCACTGCTGCAAAACCGTAGCATTAGGGCTGATGGCTTTCTTTCAAAAATTAATACATAATATTACCCTGTTGCTTTGTGTTTCATTGGCattaatgaaacatttttaactgacagaataaaacacctcatttcaaaataaaactttgtCCTGAAGAAACAATGTTTACAATATCAAGAATACATATATCATATTCTGTGTGTGCATAGACGCTAATTTTTTAActgaataaatgtatttataaacacatgcatacacCCTGACAATAAAACTAGGCCTTTACATTAAGCTGACATGTGTCCCAAAACATCTTAGCAGACATCCCACTCAGCAGCCACCTTGAAACCCCTCTCCCAAAATAATTTGGGAgctattttgaagcattttccAAATTAACTTTAAGTTCAAAGGTCAAAAGGACATAGAGCAGGTTTGGAATCACCAGCCAAACGTAATTAAAAACTACTTTTTGTTTGTACTTTGCCACAAAATCAGATATGTCTCCTGGAAGTTTTCCTTTTACCTCCATCTCTGTTGTTACATAATTCTCCCATCAGGATTCTTTCATATCTGAGGCCTCTGCTTCAGCTGCATCAGTTTATCAGCAGaggaaaacatggaaaaaaggCTCGACTGTCCTGATAAAGTTAGTGAAAGTGTCAAACCTGATTCTAAACGTGGACGTGGTCAGATTCATTCATCGAGCAGCGACTGCACTGCTACAGGCGACTCTTACATTGGTGCTTTTCTAGCTAAGCTATTTGACCTCTTTATTTAATCAGCATCAATTTCAGTGGAAGCTAAATTACTGATCTCTGAAAACATGGGAGCACCAACTCAGTGAGAGCAGCTGCTACTCCACCTCTGACCAAAACCAGTCAGAATCTATTACAGTGACCAGCAGCAACCCTGTTATTTTCCTCTATACCTGCCACAGCTCAATAGGTGATGTACTACTAACACATGTAAAACAGCCCAACCTTTTAAGTGCAAGACAAGTCCCTGCACTCCACCTCCTCATCCTTGATCTCTTTTCCCTCTCCAGCAAAACAGCACCTGGAACTGTGACCCATAAATCTTCTCAGCAGAGACAGTCTGCAGGTCCCGGGGCAGTGCGGCCCAACTTACGGCTTTCCCTCACAGCCCTGGCTTCATATCTTGCACCCTTAGGTCTGACTCTAATGGGCAAGCCGGGGTCATAAAGTGGTTGttactgttttcctttttccaaaCCAGTGACACCAGTTGTTCACCTTCCTCACCGCAGCCTTTTGTGCGTCCTGACAGGCTGTCAATTGCAGGCAGAAGATGACGCGGATCCCCTTGAGGTGACACCACATTCCAGCACAGGCCTGTCTTCAGTCACTTGAATTAACAAGAACTGCAGCACAGCACTGAAAGTTTGCTTTGGCTCTTTGTCGAACATCTAATCAGGACAAAATTCTAATTAATCTCGCAGATGAATGAAAACTTGTGTTGAGTCAGACTCCCTTCAGTTATTTTTCTTGTCTTATCTGTTTCGCAGGCGTTGAGGGCAGGACAGGAAGACCTTTACAGTGACACACGGACACAAAAATAGATgcccacgcacacacagcacacgCAAACCGAGTGTAGGGAGCATCATGCTGAGAACAAGCAGAAACTCCAGTTTGTACTTTCTGTGTAAAGATAAGTTCACTGTGAAACTCagataacaaattaaaatattataattcaaaatgtgttttttaaattagagATTAACTATAACagaattacatttaaatacacACGTTTTTGTTGGCAGAAGATTCACAATAAGACTTTAAGCATTTTGTGGTTCAGTGTCTCAGCTCAGGCCtgagatttgtgtttttaacattatcatgaagaggaaataaaaagcagcagaataatTATTGATTGTCCAACTTTAagacaacttttttttgttcGGTCATTCAAACTGATTTGTTCACACATACTGCCCTCTAGTGTTGGACCAGCAACACTGACATCTTCCCAAAACACCATCAGCATCTCAGTTACAGTTAGAGCCAGAAGGATttagaccagggatcctcaaatccaggcctcgtggtccggtgtcctgcaggttttggatgtgtctctgcttcaacacacctgagtctaATACAGaagtcatcagcaggactctggagaacttgactgcatactgaggaggtaattcagccatttgattcaggtgtgttggatcagggacacgtctaaaagctgcaggacaccggacctcgaggcctggatttgaggatccctgatttaGACAGTCACTTTTTGCCTCTGTAAACCACCACAGGGGATTTTAATTAAACATGTGACTGACCTGCAGACTTTCAGGGCTTTAACAAAAGTCATGCATCAGCTGTTTGGGAGTTACAGCCTGTTTCATACACAggccccattttcagaggctagAAAGTAACAAACTGTTCTGTTGGGTCGGGATCAGGTGACTGAGTGATGATATCTCGCTGGCTtcagaaactcttgggttgcccTGGGTCATTATCTCTTTGCACTGTGATGTTCCATCTGATCAGTTTAGCAGCATTTGTCTGAATGTGAGCAGAGAGCGCAGCTCCATACACTTCACAGTTCATCCTGTTATTTCCATCAGCAGCGACATCATCAATAAAGACTAACGGTCCGGTTCCAGTGACACCCGTTTgggttttcagcctaatgatggcctccttcacttggATCAACGTCTCTTTGGACCTCGTGTTAAGCTGAGTACACTAATGCTCAACTCCAGATATGTTGCATGTTTAATGTGTCCTGGAGTGACGATGGCCTCACCTGACCATGAAACTACAGTCAGGTGTCCAATTACTTTTTGTTTCTAACGATGGCTGTGATTCCTAAACAgttcatatttttgttaaagccgtgaattaaagctgaaagtttgcaCTTCAGTGGGTTTGATTTATGGTGCTTTAAGGTAAAACTGAGAACAAAAGGCCTGTGATGCAGGAGGGCAAACAGGTACAGATGTATGTATGAGGCGTGCTCCGAAAACTCAGATAAATGAGCTCCGATCAAACACTGAACATTTATTTACTAgtgctggcagtgtgtttgcttTCTCTAATTCATTATGTGTGTCAGatgcactttgtgtgttttttccctgTAACACTAAGTTGAGGtgtgtattattatttctgGCATGAAGTGAAGCTTCAATGAGTTCAGCTGTCGAGCTTCTTTATTCTTGCAGGTGTCACACTCTTTAAAGTGGACTGTATGAAGGAAAGGAGCTCCGATGCTTCCTTTACTAGCTCCTTTACCTTATCACATCCTGAACCATACTTATGAAAGGAGATAAAAACATGAGTGACAGCTGGTCCTGTAAATGTAAACCCACAGGTGAACTATGAACATTATGCTGCTCTAACTGAATATTAAAGTCTTAAAGTTTTTGACTTGCATGAAGAactgatttatatatttttaaagttcCATAAATATTAAGTATTGTGGCACAATATCtaataatatttaatacaaatataaatattatgaGCTATATTAgaatgatttaaatatattttaaggtTTACAATATTCAGTTTCATTAGTTATGTCCAGCTTTATGAATGAATGTGAGAGTCCCACTGGATCCTGTCCACTGGAAATATGATACATATGAAATAAGATGAGTGGAAATATTGTGACGAgcattttatttcacatcataggatttattttaattaatcttGGTAATGAACTGatatttttccctgtttttttgctttcatataACCTGGATTCATGCAGGTTAAAGTGTCCATCTTTGGGACAGTGTAGTTTCACCACAGCAGGTTTCATCAGCCACGATATTATGAAGCAGTTTACTGGAAGAACAGTTGTCTTCACATCTTCAGGGACATTTTCCATCAATGTAAGGAAAAGAGgttcagaaaagacaaaggaAATTATTTTCTGGACTTCTCTGTGATTCTGGCAGCGTGTTGGCAGTGTAGCATTTGGACACATATCACTGCAACTTTTTGGATACATTATTCATTACACCTCAAATCCTGTTCACCAATAATCCAGTGAGAATCACAGACAGTCTGTGCTGTAAGCACCTGATTTAGTTACAGGTTGCTTGAAGATGCACAGACATCCCCGACATTAATGCGTCTTTTACTGTTGAGCCATCCAGCACAAAAAAATGGCTATTTTGAATCTACTTTGTAGTGTATCCAtctgaaaaatgacaaattaatcCTTTGGGCAAAGATGGAGGACTCGTTTCTTCATACTTCTTagtaacaaaacaaactgcactCAGGTATTAACCCGGTACTCAGGGGGAGTTTCACATGTGACACTacagttttaataaatattcTCCCTGCTAGAATAACTTCTCCCAAACTTTCAATTTTCAGTCTCACGAATTAACTGTAAGACTACGTTTATTATCATCACAGAAATTCAAGCACGGCTTTTTTTGAAGACCTCGGTTGCACCGTAAATTCAAATATACAGATAATTAGAGGTGTTTCTGAGAGTAATATTTCTTCTCATCTAAATCTACTGAAAGCTGTGAGCAAAACATATTAAATTAGAAATATTACAGTAGCTTATAGAATTAGTGTGCATCCCCTGTGTTGTATTCATTCAGCACCTAGATGGTAAAATGCCTCCAAATATCAGTGCCGTTTATGGTTACATGCTCGCAGTCCAGCACTTTAGTCCCGCCCAGCCTTCAGTTTCTCCTCCACCGTGTGATCGCCTCTCGAACCGCCCATGCAGGGCGGACTCTTTGCCAGGGTGGGGTTGCTCCGCCACTGCTCAGGAGTCTTTGCCTGGATCGCCAGCGCATGAACACAGCTGCTTAACTCCGCCTTCAAAGCTTCATTAACCAGGCGGTGGCGCTGAATCAATGGCAAGCCCTCAAACTTGGAGCTGACAACAAGGACACGGAAATGGGATTCAGAACCAGGGGGAACAGCGTGCATGTGACTCTCATTGTGGACCTCTAAGTGGTCCGGCTTCAACTCGTCAGTCAGTTTGGTTCTGATCACCCTTTCAACGGGCCGGCTGGGGTCTGGATCCATATGCGGACTGATGTGGACCAAAGGACGGGTTGAGGCGAGTTGGGAGGATATGGGCCGAGCACAGCGGAGGACACTGGGAAGCATCAAGCTGCAGCCGGTGACCACCTAAGAgggtacaaaaacattttaggtAATGTGACATATTTCTGTTCTGGATCATATCTGAAGAATCAGGTCAGGACGCCGCATGTTGCCCTTCCTGACATGTAGCCCACAAAGGAATATAGTCTCTAAGTACTGGAAAAACTCCAGCTTAGGTGACGGAGCTGCCTGCACAACAGGCAAAACTAAAGAGGGGACAATTTCCTGACAGGTGCAATCTGATATCATCTTACTAATATTTGGGAAATCTCTCCCTGTTCATCCATCCTTCACCGATCTCAGCAAACACTGATCCATGTGTGAGTCTAAAACTCAAAGCAGTTTCCACAGAGACAGCTGAAGATGTAATTTATTTACTAGCTTTAAATTCCTTTGACAGATGATTTTAATCGCTCACTCGAAAAAGACacaactcacacacattcagcgAGTGTTTCCTTAGAGCTGTCCTCTTTTAGTTTTCGTCAATAAAATGTCCATTACACAATAACAGCAACAAACAGCTGCTTTCTTCTGTTTAAGGACAAATTATCTTTCAGAAAAGAGTCGCAGTATTTCTGTGACTATCCCGGTTGGGACTCTATCGACtcaccacacagcaggaaaatacCTGTGAGGGTACCGTGGCTCGTGACTGAGGCCTTTATTTGGCCACCGCGACGCTTGGGAGCAGTTTCAGCACCAACACcgacttcattcattcattcattcattcaaggcACACTGAATCGTCCCAGACCGTCCAGGTGTATCTAATTAGGTTCAGCTGAAAAGTGTCGGAGTTTGAGTCATGAAGCGCACAGGATCCAGTTGTGTAGCTGTGCGTTGGCTGACACGCGTGACGGTTACGGTCAAGTTCACTGACTGATAACGATTTCCTTTCCACGTTCTTTTAACTTCCGGATaattaagaaaaaggaaagaaaaactcgCTGCTTGCTGGAGATGTTAGCCAGCCTTCAGAGTAACAGCCATGCGCAGAAGGAAGCTGTGTGTTTACACCGAACATTTTCATACAAAACACACCGACTCTGTGTTCAATATTACACATACATGATGATTAATGAAGGGAACCTTAACCAAAGTAAATCTGGCAACTAACCTTGTGAAACCTTTGGTCAGTATTATTattcctgctgcagctgctacTTCCGTTGGTCTACTTCGGTTCAGATGTTGACAACCAGCGTGTTACTGCCACCTGCTGGGCTGGAGTGGAGATACACGACTCCAAAATGCAAACCCACGGCAGGAGATGGAGGGCTATAATTCCTAAAATGAGGGTATCCCTAAGtcttctgtaattattgcattTTAATAACACATCTTCCACTGTTTCCGTCTCTTGGCATGTCTCACAGTGCCCCAGGTGGTGTTTTTCTAACCggtctgcatgtgtttgttttcccattttgagcagtgtacctGACTACACGTAATAATATTACTACTGACTGCTCTCACTGAAAGCTTTATTAGGTACCCCTTGCTAGTACTAGCTTAGACCCCATTTTGCCTTAAGaagtgccttaattctttgtggcatagattcagcaaggtgctggaaatatccctcagagattctggtccatATTAACATGACACCATCACATAATTGCTGCAGATGCACATCCATCCATGATGTGTTcccccacatcccaaaggtgctccatcagattgagatcaggtgactgtggagtccgtttgagtgcagtgaacccACTGTgatgtttaagaaaccagtttgaggtcAGAGAGATAcctgctgtggtcttctgctgctgtagcccatctgcttcaaggtttgacgtgCTGTGCCGTCTTAgaagctcttctgcatactttggtttaaacaagtgttttgtttttttacttaatttgcCCTTCCTATCGCCTCAAAGCATTCTTGCCATTCTCCTcagacctctggcatcaacaaaacattttcagctAGTGAACTGGGgcctcactggatattttctctttttcagaccagtcTGTAAACCTGACAGATGTCtgcgtgggaaaatcccagcaggtcagcagtttctgaaatactcaccatgcaccaacaaccatgctaaGTTCAAAGTTCTTCCCCATTCCAGTGGTCAGTTTGAACTTATCTACATGAATAAATGTTGCTGATTATACATCTGtattaacgagcagttgaacaggtgtacttaaagtagctggtgagtgtatatgccATTACAGTTAACAGTAATATCAAAAACAACTCTTTTCACTTGTTTATTCATCATGATTCTTTGTATCCACTGTGATTCCAAAGGGCCACAGAAAAGTGTAAAACCCAAAAATCAACAATGAGAAAATATAAGAAACAAAAATCTCACGCCCCTTTAAACAGATCTGATGTTGCCATATTTATGCCATATTAACTATGATTCGTTACATTATTGAACATTAATGAATTTACTTGTGTTTCATTCTCAtttacaaaatacacaaaatcaaAGACAACATACAGCATTGTTCATttacactgctttttttttttacagcttctttttaatatttatggtTCCACAGTTTCTAAACTTACAATCAACTACAGTTTCTACAGCACAGTACAGTGACAAAGGTGATCAACTCTTTCTTACATTTAATTAATGGCGATGCAATTTTATTGACAAAAGCCTGGAGACTCAGGGCTGCTTCAGAGAGTACACACAAACATCAGCTGTTTATCATCATTGAGCCAACACCCGGCGTTTCAGTGGACAAGGCCAGCGTATAATTAATGTGCTCCAAATACCCAAACACTTATTGCTTTGATAACTTGTTGCACTCACAATTGACTGTTGCTCAGGCCACACGTTAATTATAGAAAAAACCCTGTAACATAAGCTAGGATATGTATCTACGAGAGACGGCGCTGACGTGGACGGAGCCTGAACTGAGTCACTGAGACATGTTAGCATTTTAACAGCAATCCACGCTCAACAAACACAACGATTATCTCGACATCCTTGTTCTTAGTTTCACGGGTGATACGGGAAGATACACAGAGAAGAGAACTGCTTAGCATTTATATTTGTGCATTTGTACATTATCGGTGTGCTCTTAAGGGAGGATGTGGCTAACGTTACTTGCTGGCCGTTTTTCTGATGTGATCTGCTGCAGATTTAAAACAGGAACACCTGAAGCCTTAAAGACTCGTCAGAGCTGAGCTGTGAACAGAAGAGCGGGGCCAGGTGTTCCTGTGGCTGCAATATTGTGCGAATCCAGGGGTCAAAAAGGTTTGAAAGGCTATCTTATTAATTACattagttgtttttatttacatatattcATATGTATAACAGAGAAGTAATGGTATCATATGTAAACTCAGGCCACAGGAGATATTTGGCAATAATTAATGAGGTGGTCTCATGGCACACTCAGAGATGAGTCGGATGTCAAACTTGGATCAGAGTGAGATGGAAATGAattgtagggggggggggggggggggggtcactttCCTGGTGGAGGGTTGCATGAACCTCGAAGCACCTCAGGCTCATGATTGCACTCATGTTTATTTGGTAGATTTTGGTCGTTGTGCTCTTGCTAAACCTGCCCTTTAGTTTCACTTAATAGCAAGGCCGCATCCAGATGAGCGTTGAAGGAATCGAGGCGCGCTGCGCCTGCACGACAGTGTTCGCTTAGTGCAATGCTTTGTCTCTTGTTTTCAACGGTCTACGTATGGCTGCTATCCTAAAAAGTGGCAGTCTGacataaaaaccttttttttttttttgttaatctgGCAAGTCAATGattgcttttcttttccatcGTGGCTGTGAACATATAATCGTTTTCTTGATCGGGGAATGTGGAATAATTTGCACCAACACTCTGTTTTATGTGTGGAATTTATGACGATCAGCCCTTGGCAGTGAGTTCTCTATAATGAATTTCATGTTGTATCTGGCTACCATACAGCAAACACAATGTCCAAAATTCATGCTCTCGTTAGCACAACAATCCCTCTGAGTGCAGTTAATCCTGTCACAGGCCTGAAGAGCGCACGGGCCCCGAGACTCTGCTGTGATCACCCTTCCTTTTCctttcctgcagcagctcaaaTATTTACTCTCCTAatgttgtaatttttttgttttaagagCAAAAAGACAGATTAAGGGACAGTTTAGCCCATGATGATTTTTCCCTCTGACCTGCAGTGCTCTTGAGCCAGCATCTTTCCCTCTCCTGACTCTAACAGAACCAGATGACACTTTATTTGTCACTATGGGccagaaaaaaacatgcaaatttgaTTTGGCTGTCCTTTAAATCATATCCAGGACTGTGCATTTGTGCCGTGTCACTTATCTATACGAGACAGCTACTCCACATCCATCCACAAACCAGAGTCGCATTTGTGAAATGGTGAAAGacgtaataaataaataaactaaaattcaGTATTGCACAGAGGTTCAATATTGCACTAAGAAGCACGCTCACATTAATAAACACATTCAGTTCAAACAGATAAAGTTATTGGGGTTAGCTAACACACCGAACACAATCTGTGCCTGCATCTAAAAGTGTAGCTTGTGGGGAAACCTCCTTAAAACCTTTCACTACCTTGCTTTTTCCACGtgagcaaattaaataaatcaattttaTATTTGAAAACCCATCTGTGACATGTGCTCGGGTCGATCCCTGCAGcagattaaaatgattttttttttatgggtagaaaatatcaaaataccGCTGCGGTTTAATTTGGAGTAACTGATGGGCAGATGTTGTACTCTGAGTTTTCCATAAGGTTACATACATACTGTGTGACATGCAGAACACCCCCCAAAACATACAAGAGACAAACATACTGTAAGCCTGGGAGGGAGAGTACTGAGGAGGCGTTTCTCACAAAGGGATTTACAGCGTGGCTGAAAATGAAGACTGAGTGTGAGATTCTGAACATTTTCATCCAGTCAGGAAAATGTTGGGCTCACTCACACTGACAGGTGGTTGTGCTTTACGTGTACATTTCAACAAATATCCTCACCTTTGTGATTCAAATGGGTATCATGGTTTTCCCTTGACCTGGGAAATGTGTAGGTGTGACGTCATGGCTGTTTGGAGGTGAGCGGTGTTTCGTTATAGCAATGTAATAAAGGGAGAGAGAAGCTCGACTCAGCTCCTTATCGCAACAATAACAAAAGCAAACCTGGAATGTCCTATAATCTATAAAATGGCAGTTAGTCTGTACACCAACACGAGACCTCAGAGAAAGAATGACGACAGATCTTTGTTACGGAGGAAGCCAAGAGAGGAGCGTCTTGGTTTGACCTCGCAAAGTCAAAAATGCTTCAAATCAAGGCagaaaatgttgcatttttgaGTCGGTGTCCAACAATGGCAAAGCTCTCGGGACTTAAAAGGTGAGTTGAATTTGCTCAGAAGAATGGAGGTGACTACAGAGGACTCTGCAACAATGGCTAGTGGTCATTTCTATGAGTCTATTTGCATGGCTCGTCCTCAAGAGTCCCCATCCCTGACCTCCAGCCCCACAGGGATGTATTTACACTGAGGGAGACAAGAATCTCAGTATGTCAGTAACTATGTTTCTCAGGTTTTCTTCTGCTCCAATTCAGAGTAACGTCACGAGCAGCAAAGCTTACTCgtgttttaaaatgatctgtCACAGCTCTTTGCTGAATGGAGGCGTACCAATCAAATAATTACTAATATTTACCTGCATTACAATTTAGTGTAGTTGGGGAGGGGTTAGAGGGCAGGACTTGGAGGGCTCTTGAGCTATTCGTTCACAGTGTGGCGAAAACTCTTCTGCCCCCTGGAAAGTTGTAGGCGCCACACTATTGCAGCACCTGACCCCGCGTCTCGGGTAGTTTGAGGGCCAGGAAACTGCCTGCCGCCAGCGCCCCCGAGGCAAACAGGATGGGTACGGCCTTGGTGATGCCAACGAACGAGGTGAAGATGCTTATGCCTAAGACGGCCGCTAGTTTACAGAGGGCGTTGAGGAAGCCAAATGCCGTGGTTCTGAGGAAGGAAAGATAAGAAGCACAGAGGCATTTCAGGGTCTGAGTACAGATACTCAATGTTACCACAGGGTGGTGCTAGACCTCCTAAAATCAACCTACAGCGTACTACAAAAGATAGTATTTCCTGCTTTGATACACATATGCAGTCTTATTTTATATTACTTTAAATTCATATTATACTACATATCGTACATATAAAGTGGAacccaaaaatgttaaaagcatttttttggcTTCAAGACAACGCGGTGACCAATGTCATCCATCCCTGTAAGCCAACCAATCATAGAGGGGCATCTCTGATGACATAATTTAACATGTCACCGGCTCTGCCTTCGTGGTGTCAGGGGGGTTTCAGGGCACGCCTGGGTTACTTACCTCTTGTCAGAGGGATAGAGCTCGACGGTCAGCACATCCAGAGAGTTCCAGGAGGCGATGCTAATTCCTCCAAACAGGCAGAGCAGGGCAATCATTGCTGATTCGCTGTTGccgaaagaaaggaagaaacagCTGATGCAGGAGATCACGCTGGAGCCCGCTGCAGATAGAGAGGGGGAAGAATGACGAATGAAGAACTGATGGAATTCCTGCATAATTCAGCTGAAAAGGACAAAGATtagcctgtttttgtttctttgtttcctttcacCACATAGATTTCAGATATCAGGAAATGTAAGGAAGATGGTGTCCTGACCaaaaatttacatattttccTCTGAATGTATCCATGTAGATTGCCTTGGTATGAGTTGCCCTTTGACAATACTGGTAGTTGTCTTGAATATAACAGAACCAGATGGCATTTGACTTTTTTAGCACTGCAAACCAAGTATTAATTCTCACGTCTTAACAGAAAAGCTGTCTTTGACATCTACAGGCAGCAGCTGAGAAAAGTTCCTTAAAACAAGTGGCTTGCAGTGCAGAGGGAGgttatatttaaatgtaagttttctttatattcacaaatgaatttaataaaagcagctgctgcacacaaatAGAAGCCTAACTCTGATTCTCCTGCCTGGAAGGACACGAAGTGCTGAGTAACGC
This window of the Archocentrus centrarchus isolate MPI-CPG fArcCen1 chromosome 16, fArcCen1, whole genome shotgun sequence genome carries:
- the bola1 gene encoding bolA-like protein 1, which codes for MLPSVLRCARPISSQLASTRPLVHISPHMDPDPSRPVERVIRTKLTDELKPDHLEVHNESHMHAVPPGSESHFRVLVVSSKFEGLPLIQRHRLVNEALKAELSSCVHALAIQAKTPEQWRSNPTLAKSPPCMGGSRGDHTVEEKLKAGRD